The following proteins come from a genomic window of Nostoc sp. TCL26-01:
- a CDS encoding two-component system response regulator, whose translation MIQRSGDHPGSTEQSTSGSNPPRKLHNIGSNHVLGRQNLQDYTQGLSKEDFLLTENKETTAWLNTEINSCCNSPISRTLQAKFSQVNGFDLEAPKVLIVDDHTASRMTAVALLAMEGYTVIEADSGSSAVKLVQQQQPDLILLDVMMPEMDGFEVCELLKKDEHTRLIPVIFITALNDRRSRIRGIEVGADDFLTKPFDRVELVARVKSLVQQKLLNEDLDHAAQVLFSIASTIESRDPNTGDHCERLVSLGQAFGEYLNLSRQQIRDLRWGSYLHDIGKVGIPDAVLLKKGKLTPEDWEIMKQHVLIGEKICKPLRSMQSVIPIIRHHHERWDGSGYPDQLKGGEIPYLAQVFQIIDIYDALTSDRPYKRAFTIEEALCIMLDETESGWRNPQLMQQFAEFILSRHQR comes from the coding sequence GTGATTCAAAGAAGTGGCGACCATCCAGGTTCTACTGAACAAAGTACTAGTGGGTCAAACCCCCCAAGAAAACTCCATAATATTGGATCTAATCATGTCTTGGGCAGGCAAAATCTGCAAGATTATACCCAAGGCTTATCTAAAGAAGATTTTCTGTTGACAGAAAATAAAGAGACTACTGCTTGGCTAAATACAGAGATCAATTCTTGTTGTAACTCACCAATCTCTAGAACCTTACAAGCTAAATTTTCTCAAGTGAATGGCTTTGATTTAGAAGCGCCAAAAGTTTTAATAGTTGATGACCATACTGCTAGTCGGATGACAGCTGTTGCTCTGTTAGCAATGGAAGGGTATACAGTTATCGAAGCAGATAGTGGTTCTTCAGCTGTGAAATTAGTTCAACAACAACAACCTGATCTAATTTTACTAGACGTAATGATGCCCGAAATGGATGGGTTTGAAGTATGTGAGTTACTCAAAAAAGATGAACATACCAGACTCATTCCTGTAATTTTTATCACAGCTTTAAATGATCGGCGATCGCGCATTCGTGGTATCGAAGTAGGAGCTGATGATTTTTTAACCAAACCCTTTGATCGAGTAGAATTAGTGGCCCGCGTCAAATCTTTGGTGCAGCAAAAACTTTTAAATGAAGACTTAGACCATGCTGCACAAGTACTATTTTCGATAGCGAGTACAATTGAAAGTCGAGACCCCAATACAGGTGATCACTGCGAAAGGCTAGTGAGTTTGGGACAAGCTTTTGGCGAATACCTCAACCTTTCACGACAACAAATTCGGGATTTGCGGTGGGGTAGTTACCTTCATGACATTGGTAAAGTGGGTATTCCCGATGCAGTCTTGCTAAAAAAGGGCAAACTCACTCCCGAAGATTGGGAAATCATGAAGCAACACGTTTTAATTGGAGAAAAAATCTGTAAACCACTACGGAGTATGCAAAGTGTAATTCCCATTATTCGCCATCACCATGAACGCTGGGATGGTTCGGGCTACCCTGATCAACTCAAGGGAGGCGAAATTCCCTACTTGGCACAAGTATTCCAGATAATCGATATCTATGATGCCCTGACGAGCGATCGCCCCTACAAAAGAGCATTTACCATAGAAGAAGCATTATGTATCATGCTAGACGAAACCGAGTCAGGCTGGCGTAACCCTCAACTCATGCAACAATTCGCCGAGTTTATTCTCTCCCGACACCAACGGTGA
- the glmU gene encoding bifunctional UDP-N-acetylglucosamine diphosphorylase/glucosamine-1-phosphate N-acetyltransferase GlmU → MVVVAILAAGRGTRMKSDLPKVLHSLGGRSIVERVIASVEPLSPSRRIVIVGYQAEEVKTALQSSSLEFVEQTVQLGTGHAIQQLLPHLEGYGGDLLVLNGDVPLLRTQTLEKLLQTHQTYQNAATILTSHLPNPKGYGRVFCNGDNIVQQIIEDKDCSPAQKQNHRINAGIYCFRWENLAQVLPHLQANNAQKEYYLTDAVTQVGRVMAVDVEDEQEILGINDRLQLATAYEILQARVKEKWMMAGVTLIDPQSITIDDTVELQPDVIIEPQTHLRGNTFIHSGSRIGPGSLIENSHLGANVTALYSVVSDSTIQTGTRIGPYAHLRGHAQVGANCRIGNFVELKNTQLGDRTNAAHLSYLGDATVGTQVNIGAGTITANYDGVKKHPTKIGDRTSTGANTVLVAPVTLGDDVYVAAGSTITDDVPNDCLVIARERQVIKSGWRKNRE, encoded by the coding sequence ATGGTAGTCGTAGCAATACTCGCAGCAGGACGCGGCACAAGAATGAAATCAGACCTACCCAAAGTTTTACACTCTTTGGGGGGGCGATCAATAGTTGAGAGAGTTATTGCCAGTGTAGAACCGCTTTCACCTTCACGGCGGATAGTGATTGTTGGGTATCAAGCTGAAGAAGTGAAAACAGCTCTCCAGTCTTCTAGTTTAGAGTTTGTGGAACAGACTGTGCAATTAGGAACAGGTCACGCCATCCAACAATTGCTACCTCATCTTGAGGGCTATGGGGGGGATTTGCTAGTACTCAATGGAGATGTCCCACTATTACGCACACAAACGTTAGAAAAGCTATTACAAACACATCAAACATATCAAAACGCTGCCACCATCCTGACATCTCACCTACCCAACCCCAAAGGTTATGGACGGGTGTTTTGTAATGGCGACAATATTGTCCAGCAAATTATCGAAGACAAAGACTGTTCTCCAGCACAAAAGCAAAACCACCGCATTAATGCTGGGATTTATTGTTTCCGTTGGGAAAATTTAGCCCAAGTACTACCCCATTTACAAGCAAATAATGCTCAGAAGGAATATTATCTCACGGATGCCGTGACTCAAGTCGGTCGAGTGATGGCAGTAGATGTAGAAGATGAGCAAGAAATCTTGGGTATCAACGATCGCCTACAACTAGCTACAGCCTATGAAATTTTGCAAGCACGAGTCAAAGAAAAATGGATGATGGCTGGTGTCACTCTCATAGATCCCCAGAGTATTACTATTGATGACACCGTAGAATTACAGCCAGATGTGATTATTGAACCTCAAACTCACCTCCGGGGTAATACATTCATTCATTCAGGGAGTCGCATCGGCCCAGGAAGTTTAATTGAAAATAGTCATTTGGGTGCAAATGTCACAGCTTTATATTCTGTAGTTTCAGATAGCACTATTCAAACAGGAACTAGAATTGGCCCCTATGCTCACCTACGTGGTCATGCTCAAGTTGGTGCTAATTGTCGTATCGGTAATTTTGTCGAGCTAAAAAATACTCAGTTAGGCGATCGCACTAATGCAGCGCATTTATCCTACTTAGGTGATGCAACTGTCGGTACTCAAGTGAATATCGGTGCAGGGACAATCACCGCCAACTACGACGGCGTGAAAAAACACCCCACAAAAATAGGCGATCGGACTAGTACAGGTGCGAATACAGTCCTAGTCGCCCCAGTTACTCTGGGTGATGATGTCTATGTCGCCGCAGGTTCAACCATTACAGATGATGTTCCTAATGATTGTTTGGTGATTGCCCGTGAACGTCAAGTGATCAAATCAGGGTGGAGGAAGAATAGAGAGTAG
- a CDS encoding isoaspartyl peptidase/L-asparaginase yields the protein MKLQVQPKLIIHGGAGSSLQGKGGLEAVRQALHTVVEEVYALLLSGVNASVAVVRGCQLLEDEPRFNAGTGSVLQSDGQIRMSASIMDGALGRFSGVINISRVKNPIELAQFLQNSPDRVLSDYGAAELAREMQIPSYNALTDLRLHEWIQERQDNFKRTMAGVVAEPELLETSSAGRGTIGVVALDAYGKLAAGTSTGGKGFERIGRVSDSAMPAGNYATNYAAVSCTGIGEDIIDECLAAKVVVRVTDGMSLQAAMQRSFAEADDNKRDFGAIAIDANGAIAWGKTCQVILAAFHDGEKIGDTLELPEGTEVGYVRMSDE from the coding sequence ATGAAGTTACAGGTGCAACCAAAACTAATTATTCATGGAGGAGCTGGTAGTTCTCTCCAAGGTAAAGGAGGATTAGAGGCAGTACGCCAAGCGCTCCATACAGTAGTAGAGGAAGTCTACGCCCTATTATTGTCGGGAGTCAATGCTTCTGTAGCTGTGGTGCGGGGTTGTCAACTATTAGAAGATGAACCCCGGTTTAATGCTGGTACTGGTTCGGTGCTGCAATCTGATGGGCAAATCCGTATGAGTGCTTCTATCATGGATGGTGCGTTAGGGCGCTTTAGTGGTGTGATTAATATTTCACGGGTCAAAAATCCGATTGAGTTAGCGCAATTTTTACAAAATTCCCCCGACAGGGTGCTGTCAGATTATGGTGCGGCTGAATTAGCTAGGGAAATGCAAATCCCTAGTTACAATGCGCTGACTGATTTGCGGTTACACGAATGGATACAAGAGCGTCAGGATAACTTTAAAAGAACGATGGCTGGGGTGGTAGCAGAACCAGAATTGTTGGAAACTAGTAGTGCTGGACGCGGCACGATTGGTGTGGTAGCTTTGGATGCTTATGGAAAATTGGCTGCTGGTACTTCTACGGGTGGCAAAGGCTTTGAGCGTATTGGAAGAGTCAGTGATTCAGCCATGCCAGCAGGTAATTATGCTACCAACTATGCTGCCGTTAGCTGCACAGGGATCGGTGAAGATATTATTGATGAGTGTCTAGCCGCCAAGGTTGTAGTCAGAGTTACCGATGGAATGTCCTTGCAAGCGGCAATGCAGCGCTCTTTTGCTGAAGCAGATGACAACAAAAGAGATTTCGGAGCGATCGCCATAGATGCCAATGGAGCGATCGCTTGGGGCAAAACCTGCCAAGTGATCCTCGCCGCCTTCCATGACGGCGAAAAAATCGGTGATACCTTGGAACTTCCTGAAGGTACGGAAGTGGGTTATGTGAGGATGAGTGATGAGTGA
- a CDS encoding DUF2256 domain-containing protein: MGSTPSKSDLPTKICPVCQRPFTWRKKWKDCWDEVKYCSERCRRRRSEAKTN, translated from the coding sequence ATGGGAAGTACCCCTTCTAAATCTGACTTGCCTACAAAAATTTGTCCGGTATGTCAACGTCCCTTCACTTGGCGGAAGAAATGGAAAGATTGCTGGGATGAGGTGAAATATTGCTCAGAACGTTGTCGCCGTCGCCGTTCTGAGGCTAAAACGAATTAA
- a CDS encoding Rrf2 family transcriptional regulator, which yields MNSQNYTLLDLSSKVEYALLALLELASHHSKKVPLTMSEITAKQPIPERYLEQILTNLRRAGVVQSQRGSKGGFVLLREPWQITLLEIVTLVEGEKKEKDVSQPLTLEKTLVYEVWEQANTASIEVLKNYTLQDLCQERETRAQQSPMYYI from the coding sequence TTGAATAGCCAAAACTACACTCTCCTGGATCTTTCCTCCAAAGTGGAGTACGCGCTGCTGGCACTCTTGGAACTAGCAAGCCACCATAGCAAAAAAGTTCCTCTCACCATGAGTGAAATTACTGCCAAGCAACCCATACCAGAGCGCTATTTAGAACAAATTTTGACCAACCTGCGGCGTGCTGGTGTGGTACAAAGTCAACGTGGCTCTAAGGGAGGTTTTGTTTTGCTTCGTGAACCTTGGCAGATTACCTTACTAGAGATTGTCACTTTAGTAGAAGGTGAGAAAAAAGAAAAAGATGTTTCTCAGCCTCTCACGCTAGAAAAAACTCTAGTGTATGAAGTTTGGGAGCAAGCCAACACCGCTTCTATAGAGGTTCTCAAGAACTACACACTCCAGGATTTATGTCAAGAACGCGAAACCCGCGCTCAACAAAGTCCCATGTATTATATCTAG
- the cysE gene encoding serine O-acetyltransferase — protein sequence MLLTDLRTIYERDPAARNLLEVLFCYPGLQALLLHRLAHWLYQMGVPFVPRLISHISRFLTGIEIHPGASIGEGVFIDHGMGVVIGETAIVGDYALIYQGVTLGGTGKETGKRHPTLGAHVVVGAGAKVLGNIVIGDRVRIGAGSVILRDVPSNTTVVGIPGRVIRDNNSNNNALAHGKVRDVEAEVIRALFERVKALEKQIDQLEKPTDVLPVLVSDAEIYPETESNSDLMIEEFLDGAGI from the coding sequence ATGCTACTAACCGATTTGCGAACCATTTATGAGCGTGACCCAGCTGCTCGTAACTTGCTGGAAGTTTTGTTCTGTTATCCTGGGCTACAAGCGCTACTATTACACCGTCTAGCACATTGGCTCTATCAAATGGGTGTTCCCTTCGTACCACGGTTGATTTCCCATATTAGTCGGTTTTTGACTGGTATTGAAATCCATCCAGGAGCGAGTATTGGTGAAGGTGTATTTATCGATCACGGTATGGGAGTAGTGATTGGTGAAACCGCGATTGTGGGTGATTATGCTTTAATTTATCAGGGTGTTACCTTGGGGGGTACTGGTAAAGAAACAGGTAAACGCCATCCGACTTTGGGCGCTCATGTAGTGGTAGGTGCAGGTGCAAAAGTTTTGGGCAATATTGTCATTGGCGATCGCGTCCGCATTGGTGCTGGTTCGGTAATACTGCGAGATGTTCCCAGCAACACAACTGTCGTGGGGATTCCCGGACGAGTAATTCGTGACAACAACTCAAATAACAATGCACTAGCGCATGGAAAAGTGCGTGATGTGGAAGCAGAGGTAATCCGCGCTCTTTTTGAGAGAGTAAAAGCTCTAGAAAAACAAATAGATCAGCTGGAAAAACCCACAGATGTATTACCAGTCTTAGTGAGTGACGCAGAAATTTATCCAGAAACTGAGAGTAATTCTGACTTGATGATTGAAGAATTTTTAGATGGTGCGGGGATTTAG
- a CDS encoding SRPBCC family protein, with protein sequence MSNWLEHSVQVEVEAPIDLVWGLWSDLEQMPKWMKWIDSVKIPPENPDISLWKLNTGGLEFTWKSRILKIIPNQIIQWESIDGLPNQGAIRFYDRHGNSIVKMTISYAIPGILGKIMDNLFLGRAVESTIQADLERFRQYAVSMKAN encoded by the coding sequence ATGTCTAACTGGCTAGAGCATAGCGTACAGGTAGAAGTCGAAGCCCCCATAGATTTAGTATGGGGCTTGTGGTCTGATTTGGAGCAAATGCCCAAGTGGATGAAGTGGATTGATTCAGTCAAAATTCCCCCAGAAAATCCAGACATATCTCTTTGGAAGCTCAATACTGGGGGTTTAGAATTTACCTGGAAATCCCGGATTCTGAAAATTATTCCTAATCAAATCATTCAATGGGAATCGATTGATGGCTTGCCTAACCAAGGCGCTATCCGCTTTTACGATCGCCACGGTAATAGTATCGTCAAGATGACCATTTCCTATGCTATTCCCGGTATTCTGGGGAAAATCATGGATAACTTATTTCTGGGACGAGCCGTGGAATCAACAATCCAAGCTGATTTGGAGCGATTTAGACAATATGCTGTGAGTATGAAAGCAAATTAA